One window from the genome of Coleofasciculus chthonoplastes PCC 7420 encodes:
- a CDS encoding RNA-directed DNA polymerase: MSVNTPRFKNRSLTLDNCFQIPTMKKAWKQVRNGLRNQSILDLYDYYDFHVNKDRLIVIIRDQVVKGDYRPNNSYVIRREKKYGVCRHLQLPSADDAVVLQTLVNKLEPSIKDAQPSNRAFYSRSHTKPKSEADIDESFPYPWWELWPQFQKRIYEFSAEFKYVVVTDIANYYDNISFSILRNVISSYEKFDEGFLDFLFFMLEAFVWRPDYLPLSGLGLPQVEFDAPRLLAHSFLFEIDEYLSKETNNNFVRWMDDIDFGVNDIVKAKKILRDLDEILLTRGLRLNMGKTKILSSSKAKDYFLPDENRYLTIMSKRLDRKIRDGRSIKYEKQKIKSRFGDFLEKSREGRWDKVYKRYFTIASKAKDSFLEPYIAILNRMQQVDGLKSRYSKGFSFENCHNQFRIAIYLI; the protein is encoded by the coding sequence ATGTCTGTTAATACTCCAAGATTTAAGAATAGAAGTTTAACTTTAGATAATTGCTTTCAGATTCCAACCATGAAAAAAGCCTGGAAGCAAGTTAGAAATGGTTTAAGAAATCAGTCAATATTAGACTTATATGACTATTATGATTTTCATGTTAACAAAGACAGACTTATTGTCATTATTCGCGATCAAGTAGTTAAAGGTGATTATAGACCTAATAATTCGTATGTTATTAGGAGAGAAAAGAAGTACGGAGTATGTAGACATCTTCAATTACCTAGTGCTGATGATGCGGTGGTATTACAAACTTTAGTAAACAAGCTTGAACCATCTATAAAAGATGCTCAACCATCTAATAGAGCTTTTTATAGCAGAAGTCATACTAAACCAAAATCAGAGGCTGATATAGATGAATCTTTTCCTTATCCATGGTGGGAACTGTGGCCTCAATTTCAAAAAAGAATTTATGAATTTTCAGCAGAATTCAAGTATGTTGTAGTTACTGATATAGCCAACTATTACGACAATATATCCTTTAGCATTCTGCGTAATGTTATATCCAGTTACGAAAAATTTGATGAAGGATTTTTAGATTTTTTGTTTTTTATGCTTGAGGCTTTTGTATGGAGACCAGACTATTTGCCATTATCAGGACTAGGACTTCCTCAAGTAGAATTTGATGCTCCTAGATTGCTTGCTCATTCATTTCTTTTTGAGATAGATGAGTATTTAAGTAAAGAAACAAACAATAATTTTGTTCGCTGGATGGATGATATCGATTTTGGGGTTAATGATATTGTAAAGGCAAAAAAAATTCTCCGAGATCTTGACGAAATTTTGCTAACAAGAGGGCTTCGCCTAAATATGGGAAAAACTAAAATATTATCGTCATCAAAAGCAAAAGATTATTTTTTACCCGATGAAAATAGATATTTAACAATAATGTCAAAAAGACTTGACAGGAAAATAAGGGATGGTCGGTCTATAAAATATGAGAAGCAAAAGATTAAATCAAGATTTGGGGATTTTCTCGAAAAATCTAGAGAGGGTAGGTGGGATAAAGTCTATAAACGTTATTTTACAATTGCTTCCAAAGCCAAGGATAGCTTCTTAGAACCTTATATAGCAATCCTAAATAGGATGCAACAAGTAGACGGCTTGAAATCAAGGTATAGCAAGGGTTTCAGTTTTGAAAATTGCCACAATCAATTTAGGATTGCTATATACCTGATTTAA
- a CDS encoding alpha/beta fold hydrolase: protein MPKTPDFILFAQHGWADTHHAIAALAKTLATPQSHLVTPNLGWLKTWWRIEPLILQVEGIATETIRQYPNTPIRIIGHSMGGLIWLEILNQHPEWWSQIESFVLVASPIGGSDLARLIDPFSVGIGMAGALGINRRQIAQSIAKKIPTLVIAGDIDGGSDRTITVESTKFSHGKFVSIPNLAHAQLKNHPTVIGIIREFWANPTITNPYPLDFTAQLIERLQSVPGMTDAHPRDFARSQPHITFANGFTIRIWTSPLHVDHIFVANPERECFYSGFVGWRHRAALHQVLAEIREAEVPPKT from the coding sequence ATGCCAAAAACCCCAGATTTTATTCTATTTGCCCAACACGGCTGGGCGGATACCCACCACGCGATCGCAGCCTTAGCCAAAACTTTAGCCACTCCCCAGTCTCACTTGGTTACACCCAATCTCGGTTGGTTAAAAACCTGGTGGCGCATTGAACCCTTAATTCTACAGGTCGAAGGAATAGCCACTGAAACCATTCGCCAGTATCCGAATACTCCGATCCGAATTATCGGTCATTCCATGGGCGGTTTAATTTGGCTAGAAATTCTCAATCAACATCCCGAATGGTGGTCTCAGATAGAATCATTTGTACTGGTTGCATCCCCCATTGGCGGGTCAGATTTAGCGCGATTAATCGACCCCTTTAGTGTTGGTATCGGTATGGCTGGTGCCCTAGGTATCAATCGCCGCCAGATTGCTCAATCCATCGCCAAAAAGATTCCTACGTTAGTCATTGCTGGTGATATAGATGGGGGTAGCGATAGAACAATTACCGTTGAATCAACCAAGTTTTCCCATGGTAAGTTTGTGAGTATCCCCAATTTAGCCCATGCCCAACTCAAAAATCATCCCACAGTCATCGGAATTATCCGGGAATTTTGGGCAAATCCGACAATAACTAACCCTTACCCCCTAGATTTTACCGCTCAGTTAATTGAACGCTTGCAGTCAGTACCCGGAATGACAGATGCTCATCCGCGAGACTTTGCCCGGAGTCAACCCCACATCACCTTTGCTAACGGATTCACGATTCGCATCTGGACAAGTCCGTTACACGTTGACCATATCTTTGTGGCGAATCCTGAAAGGGAGTGTTTTTACAGCGGCTTCGTTGGCTGGAGGCATCGTGCGGCGTTACATCAAGTATTAGCTGAAATTAGAGAGGCTGAAGTTCCCCCCAAGACATAA
- a CDS encoding alpha/beta fold hydrolase: protein MKETPDYILFAQHGWADTEAAIAEMAQTLATPQTLVITPNLGWWKTWWRIKPLIKQVEGIATEIIAKYPQTPIRIIGYSLGGLIWVELLKQHPEWWSQVESFVLVASPIGGVDLARNFTFLGMGVGIAGAMLENRRQMAESIAKVIPTLVIAGDIGGGTDGAVTLDETKVPGANFFYLPTLSHPTLKNHPAVAEVIRDFWQNPVIIDG from the coding sequence ATGAAAGAAACCCCAGATTACATTCTATTTGCTCAACACGGCTGGGCAGATACAGAAGCCGCGATCGCGGAAATGGCGCAAACTCTGGCGACTCCCCAGACGCTGGTGATTACCCCCAATCTGGGTTGGTGGAAAACCTGGTGGCGAATTAAGCCGTTAATCAAGCAGGTGGAGGGAATTGCTACGGAAATAATTGCCAAGTATCCCCAAACCCCGATCCGGATTATTGGTTATTCCCTTGGCGGATTAATCTGGGTAGAACTTCTCAAACAACATCCCGAATGGTGGTCTCAAGTGGAGTCCTTTGTTCTCGTGGCTTCTCCTATTGGCGGGGTGGATTTAGCCCGAAATTTTACATTTTTGGGAATGGGTGTGGGGATAGCTGGGGCAATGCTTGAAAATCGCCGCCAGATGGCGGAATCCATTGCTAAAGTGATTCCCACATTAGTGATTGCGGGCGATATTGGTGGCGGAACAGATGGTGCAGTGACTCTAGACGAAACCAAGGTTCCTGGTGCAAACTTTTTTTATTTGCCCACATTATCTCATCCCACCCTAAAAAATCATCCGGCTGTAGCGGAAGTGATTCGCGACTTTTGGCAAAATCCAGTAATAATTGATGGTTGA
- a CDS encoding GatB/YqeY domain-containing protein, giving the protein MSLKDRISEDIKVAMKAKDKIRLETVRSIKKLILEKEVSLRPQGQETLTETQELELLAQLAKQRRDSMEQYRNAGREDLAEQEAKELAILEEYLPAPLSDQEIEAVLDEIITQTGASSMKDMGKVMGLAMDKLKGRAEGRKIQAMVKAKLSG; this is encoded by the coding sequence ATGAGCCTCAAAGACCGCATCTCTGAAGATATCAAAGTCGCGATGAAGGCGAAAGATAAAATTCGGCTGGAAACGGTTCGCAGTATCAAAAAGCTGATCCTAGAAAAAGAGGTCAGCTTGCGCCCTCAAGGACAAGAGACGCTCACCGAAACTCAGGAACTTGAACTCTTAGCGCAACTTGCCAAACAGCGTCGGGATTCAATGGAACAGTATCGTAACGCTGGACGGGAAGACTTGGCGGAACAAGAAGCCAAAGAGTTAGCCATACTTGAAGAATATCTCCCCGCCCCACTATCCGATCAGGAAATTGAAGCGGTACTGGATGAAATTATTACCCAAACTGGCGCAAGTTCGATGAAAGACATGGGGAAAGTCATGGGACTCGCCATGGACAAACTCAAAGGGCGTGCTGAAGGTCGTAAGATTCAAGCCATGGTTAAAGCTAAGCTAAGTGGATAA
- a CDS encoding glycoside hydrolase family 15 protein yields MQANYSVSDIQQLFEFLKNQGTFQFPSLENGLFAAALLKSDTEYTDYTSVWVRDNLYIAHAHYVMGEVKIALKTVKALISYFNKYRWRFIKIIEGEADPQNVMERPHVRFDGKNLAEINQKWAHAQNDALGFFLWFYCQLATQGLLNPEADDFAVLTLFPHYFQAIRYWQDEDSGHWEETRKLEASSVGGVVAGLKALQTLLNQREKWSEIQECDRAFSPSFLTELIAQGESTLETILPAECIQPEPKKNRPYDTALLFLIYPLQLVPEDTASMTDSTLDCNLVLLEKITISSRR; encoded by the coding sequence ATGCAAGCTAACTATAGTGTGTCAGATATTCAGCAGTTATTCGAGTTTCTCAAAAACCAAGGCACATTTCAGTTTCCCTCACTAGAGAATGGCTTATTTGCGGCGGCTCTATTAAAAAGTGACACCGAATACACCGACTATACCAGTGTCTGGGTACGAGATAATCTCTATATTGCTCACGCTCATTATGTTATGGGAGAGGTTAAAATTGCGCTGAAAACCGTTAAGGCGCTGATCAGCTATTTCAATAAGTATCGATGGCGTTTTATCAAGATTATTGAGGGCGAAGCTGACCCCCAGAATGTGATGGAGCGACCTCATGTTCGGTTTGATGGTAAAAATTTGGCGGAAATCAATCAAAAATGGGCGCACGCGCAAAATGATGCTTTGGGATTTTTCTTATGGTTTTACTGTCAATTGGCAACTCAGGGACTCCTGAATCCTGAAGCTGATGACTTCGCTGTTTTGACATTATTTCCCCATTACTTTCAAGCGATTCGCTATTGGCAAGATGAAGATAGTGGTCATTGGGAGGAAACGCGCAAACTAGAAGCGTCTAGTGTTGGCGGAGTTGTGGCGGGGTTAAAAGCCCTGCAAACCCTGCTCAATCAAAGAGAAAAGTGGTCTGAGATACAGGAGTGCGATCGCGCTTTCTCCCCATCTTTTTTAACTGAGCTAATCGCCCAGGGAGAATCAACCCTAGAAACGATTTTACCTGCCGAATGCATCCAACCGGAACCGAAAAAGAATCGACCATATGATACAGCATTATTGTTCCTGATTTACCCGTTACAATTGGTTCCCGAAGACACAGCAAGCATGACAGATTCTACCTTAGACTGCAACTTGGTATTACTGGAAAAGATAACCATATCATCGAGAAGATGA
- a CDS encoding regulatory protein RecX — protein sequence MNCIDYFCKLLARREYSVFELTQKAQAKGFDAQDITESIENLQRLNYQSDTRFVESMITSYRGKYGKIVIKRKCRDKGIDSDFFEQIWQSQTEEEEEEGVELDGLKAKVVRKYKITDFHDIDPKTKRKLWNYLQYRGFNPGDVLTQWQREQDEDVD from the coding sequence ATGAATTGTATTGACTATTTCTGTAAACTTTTAGCCCGTCGAGAATATAGTGTTTTTGAACTCACTCAAAAAGCACAAGCTAAAGGCTTTGATGCCCAGGATATTACTGAATCTATTGAGAATCTGCAACGCCTTAATTATCAATCGGATACTCGTTTTGTCGAAAGCATGATCACGTCCTATCGAGGCAAATATGGCAAAATAGTCATTAAACGTAAATGCCGAGATAAGGGAATTGATTCGGATTTTTTTGAACAAATTTGGCAGTCTCAAACCGAGGAGGAGGAGGAAGAAGGGGTAGAACTGGATGGTTTAAAAGCTAAGGTGGTGCGAAAGTATAAAATTACTGATTTTCATGATATTGATCCGAAAACAAAGCGGAAACTATGGAATTATCTTCAGTATCGTGGGTTTAATCCGGGTGACGTGTTAACCCAGTGGCAGAGGGAACAAGATGAAGATGTTGATTAA
- a CDS encoding CheR family methyltransferase: protein MSAAEWELETLLEHLKYSRGCDLTGYKRSSLERRFHVRMRQLKIDSYADYLHYLQRHSQEYIPLLNTVLINLTSFFRDRASWEYLANELIPKIIASKQPDESIRVWSAACASGQEVYSLIILFAEVLGIESCLQRLQFIATDWDKDALSQARNGTYKPRDVSEITADLLEKYFEQTEQGDYSFHRQLYRTIIFARHNLVEDAPMSKIDLLVCRNALMYFKSDIQITILIRFHFGLKNNGFLFLGQPEMVMTRRPMICLTEAPPNKCTIKEGLVTNGK, encoded by the coding sequence ATGTCCGCAGCAGAGTGGGAATTGGAAACGTTATTAGAGCATCTCAAGTACAGCCGTGGCTGCGACTTGACCGGGTACAAGCGTTCCAGCTTAGAGCGCCGATTCCATGTTCGGATGCGGCAGTTAAAAATTGACAGCTATGCAGACTACTTGCACTATTTGCAGCGCCATTCGCAGGAATATATCCCTCTATTAAACACGGTCTTAATTAACCTGACCAGCTTTTTTCGCGATCGCGCCTCCTGGGAGTACCTAGCCAACGAACTCATCCCCAAAATCATCGCCAGCAAACAGCCCGATGAATCGATTCGAGTGTGGAGTGCCGCCTGTGCGTCTGGGCAGGAAGTCTATAGCCTCATTATCCTATTTGCGGAAGTGTTGGGCATCGAATCCTGTTTACAGCGCCTTCAATTTATTGCCACCGATTGGGATAAGGATGCTCTCTCGCAAGCCCGAAACGGCACGTATAAACCGAGAGACGTCAGCGAAATTACTGCTGATCTGCTGGAGAAATACTTTGAGCAAACCGAACAAGGCGATTATAGCTTTCATCGACAACTTTACCGCACGATCATCTTCGCTCGTCACAACCTGGTAGAGGATGCTCCCATGTCTAAAATCGATTTGCTGGTATGCCGCAATGCCCTAATGTACTTCAAATCAGACATTCAAATAACCATTCTGATTCGCTTTCATTTTGGACTCAAAAATAACGGCTTTCTCTTCTTAGGTCAGCCAGAGATGGTCATGACTCGCAGACCAATGATTTGTTTGACAGAAGCCCCCCCGAACAAATGTACTATAAAAGAGGGTTTGGTGACAAATGGCAAATGA
- a CDS encoding alpha-glucosidase family protein, whose translation MSEQSTLNPTSTTDPVKKPEPNQKSHEWWRSAVIYQVYPRSFMDSNGDGIGDLKGIMQKLDYIASLRVDAVWISPFFKSPMKDFGYDISDYRAIEPMFGTMEDFQHLLNKAHDLGLKVLIDQVWNHTSNEHPWFLESRSSHDNPKADWYVWADAKPDGTPPTNWLSTFGGSAWTWDPKREQYYLHNFLAEQPDLNWYNPEVRQAILDVARFWLDMGVDGFRLDVVNFFAHDRQLRDNPPRPKNRKRPAGADAHDPFFSQWNKYNFCQPETLEFLEPIRELMDQYPGTMTLAEISSAEDTVVTSSEYVKGEKRLHTAYNSALMHDEPLSYQRVRDMIEQVESHFQEGVICWTGGTHDFPRLKSRWLKFLIDDKFTHAVFDHLFIALQLSLRGGCCIYQGDELGLTQATIPFEKMQDPFGLAGYPSILGRDGSRTPLPWHKDAPNAGFTTAEEPWLPIPDEHRDQAIDQQDHERMSLLNKYRRLIHWRKKQPALLKGDLTLLDTEEPLLGFTRQCDEQNLICLFNLSPIPVHYDLSPYPNCYRADESDFINRRYNGVVEIPGYGVYFGNYSPETE comes from the coding sequence ATGAGTGAACAATCCACCCTCAACCCCACATCTACCACAGACCCGGTTAAAAAACCGGAACCCAATCAAAAATCCCATGAGTGGTGGCGTAGTGCCGTTATCTATCAGGTCTATCCCCGCAGCTTCATGGATAGTAACGGCGACGGTATCGGTGATCTGAAGGGGATCATGCAAAAATTAGACTATATCGCCTCCCTTCGCGTTGATGCCGTTTGGATTTCCCCGTTTTTCAAGTCCCCGATGAAGGACTTTGGTTATGATATTTCTGACTATCGTGCGATCGAACCCATGTTCGGCACGATGGAAGATTTCCAGCATCTCCTGAATAAGGCACATGATTTGGGGTTAAAGGTACTCATTGATCAAGTCTGGAACCATACCTCAAACGAACACCCTTGGTTTCTAGAGAGTCGCAGTAGTCACGACAATCCCAAAGCCGACTGGTATGTCTGGGCGGATGCCAAACCCGATGGAACACCCCCCACAAACTGGCTTTCCACCTTTGGCGGAAGTGCGTGGACATGGGACCCGAAACGGGAACAGTATTACCTGCACAACTTCCTCGCCGAACAGCCGGATTTAAACTGGTATAACCCGGAAGTTAGACAAGCCATTCTGGATGTAGCCCGGTTTTGGTTAGATATGGGGGTCGATGGATTCCGTCTAGATGTGGTGAACTTCTTTGCCCATGACCGCCAATTACGGGATAATCCACCCCGACCCAAAAATAGGAAACGTCCAGCCGGGGCAGATGCCCACGATCCCTTTTTCTCCCAATGGAATAAATATAATTTCTGCCAACCGGAAACCTTAGAATTTCTCGAACCAATTCGGGAATTGATGGATCAATATCCCGGAACCATGACGTTAGCTGAAATTAGTTCGGCTGAAGATACGGTGGTTACGTCCAGTGAATATGTTAAAGGAGAGAAACGCTTACATACTGCCTATAACTCAGCCTTGATGCACGATGAACCGTTGAGTTATCAGCGAGTGCGGGACATGATTGAGCAGGTAGAAAGCCATTTCCAAGAGGGCGTCATCTGCTGGACAGGAGGAACCCATGATTTTCCCCGACTGAAAAGTCGCTGGTTGAAGTTTCTGATTGATGATAAATTTACCCACGCCGTCTTTGACCATCTATTTATCGCGCTCCAGCTTTCCTTGCGGGGAGGGTGCTGTATTTATCAAGGGGATGAACTTGGCTTAACCCAAGCCACGATTCCCTTTGAAAAAATGCAAGACCCCTTTGGACTCGCCGGGTATCCGTCAATTTTGGGTCGAGATGGGTCACGCACCCCTCTCCCTTGGCACAAAGATGCGCCTAATGCTGGCTTTACCACAGCAGAAGAACCCTGGCTACCCATTCCCGATGAACATCGCGACCAAGCGATTGATCAACAGGATCACGAACGGATGTCTCTGCTGAATAAATATCGCCGTTTGATTCATTGGCGCAAGAAACAGCCAGCGTTACTGAAGGGGGATTTAACCCTATTGGATACAGAGGAACCGTTACTCGGGTTTACTCGCCAATGTGATGAACAAAACCTGATTTGTCTGTTTAATTTAAGTCCAATACCTGTGCATTATGATTTATCGCCCTACCCCAACTGTTATCGAGCCGATGAGTCTGATTTTATCAACCGACGGTATAACGGGGTGGTAGAAATTCCCGGCTATGGCGTTTATTTTGGGAATTATTCGCCGGAAACTGAATAG
- a CDS encoding Uma2 family endonuclease, with protein MVTIPVGQQVFSLEDYMQNPPDRMEWINGKLVEKNGMTFKHSVTQSRLDYYWRSYKISSEKGGEVLTEAPCRTNKQGRRPDVAYITRELLEEYGEFEVLPVSFPLIAEVASPTDLVEDFWAKATEYLESGCQEVWLVLPENRLIFVLTQTQKLWFGKGEVARTQEVLQ; from the coding sequence ATGGTGACTATTCCTGTTGGACAACAAGTTTTCTCCTTGGAAGACTATATGCAAAATCCTCCCGATCGCATGGAGTGGATTAATGGTAAACTTGTTGAGAAAAATGGCATGACGTTTAAGCACAGTGTCACTCAATCCAGATTAGATTATTACTGGAGAAGTTATAAAATCTCCAGTGAGAAAGGGGGAGAGGTATTGACAGAAGCCCCCTGTCGTACTAACAAGCAAGGGCGGCGTCCCGATGTTGCTTATATCACTCGCGAATTGCTTGAAGAGTATGGTGAGTTTGAGGTACTTCCTGTCAGTTTTCCGTTAATTGCTGAAGTGGCTTCCCCGACTGACTTAGTTGAGGATTTTTGGGCAAAGGCGACTGAGTATTTGGAGTCAGGTTGTCAGGAAGTTTGGTTAGTTTTACCAGAGAATCGCTTAATATTTGTGCTGACTCAAACTCAAAAGTTATGGTTTGGTAAGGGTGAGGTCGCCAGGACACAGGAGGTATTACAATGA
- a CDS encoding helix-turn-helix transcriptional regulator translates to MELRNRAGLTRRQVAMELGVTEKTIYVWETSSNPPRLTVAQVQRLIEMLNCSMAELVEATENRS, encoded by the coding sequence ATGGAATTGCGAAACCGTGCTGGCTTAACTCGCCGACAAGTAGCGATGGAGTTGGGAGTGACGGAAAAAACAATCTACGTGTGGGAGACGAGTTCAAATCCACCTCGCTTGACGGTGGCTCAGGTTCAGCGCTTGATCGAGATGTTGAATTGTTCTATGGCGGAACTGGTTGAAGCGACAGAAAATCGCTCCTAG
- a CDS encoding KGGVGR-motif variant AAA ATPase: MKAMRLLTWLDVRRVIRRETNYGSKLPEGIVRINSFSDAIEIGLWSEDYLDNAKQALKEWFGDWYQQDDDLIQLDLGEEILPVEFIQEEESGDTDIPIRPFWEEVAYLQNNGEPETEVPKNLHIPEAYPSTSPQLVAFYSFKGGVGRTLHLAAHLFALLERARELNQAKTFLVVDADLEAPGLTYWNRAEKQQPTVSFINFLEAYHASALEPERVLSFFAKELKKSPKRDGKSTTYFLPACLGDRELLDTPILPEHLVRTIDGAWEFGNALSQLGRAVNADYVLIDLRSGLSEISSPIIFDPRIQRFIVTTINDQSVNGSSLVLQQLSHTAPPETDVEEENYYDPLVLITLLTPELKSLPAFDEALSRFQAAYVQSQGDIYQTRLNIKETDFTQELLYLNNWEDARSKLSPTSVMKVAQEWAESQLIKPKEQRSDLPTTQNSDPLAAVRRLRDVCQQYEYAESGQGEDLLVTEPLKNLATTFRDELPRVVSIGSKGSGKTFNYIQLSRLKYWENFIQRVLGETNESAEKTYIFPMLQSLNLRDNAIKIIQEARNEVISASGNSFSEFSQSEYNDKIESALANPNWGKQEWTQFWIKEIARIVGLDPETKDYWSFNDVNNNLKQKSLRVIFLFDGLEDIFSDASSSSIQQAAIESLIRLPARLSEIRKNNLGLIIFIRRDFVRYAITQNLSQFENLYGSYDLYWDADSFMNLVFWVCSQAQVIDADESELDSMTREHLIEKLENLWGKKLGSDKSKEAYTPNWVFAALTDFKGRLQARDIVRFLYHAADETIENAKEVQFEKWSTSRLLPPQAIRRALEPCSKKKVKEAKEEYPAFRTWVDTLQFKDPKEMRIPFTLDNFEIEPSTLSMLEEIGVVYEDRAKDDTPRYYMPEIFRAGLDFTLDKGARPRVVVLKRKALGSGII; encoded by the coding sequence ATGAAAGCGATGAGACTCTTGACCTGGTTGGATGTGCGACGAGTTATTCGTCGAGAAACAAACTATGGAAGCAAACTGCCAGAGGGAATTGTCAGAATTAATAGTTTTTCTGATGCTATAGAAATTGGCTTATGGTCTGAGGATTATCTAGATAATGCCAAGCAAGCTCTCAAAGAATGGTTTGGAGATTGGTATCAACAAGACGATGATTTAATTCAACTGGATTTGGGTGAGGAAATTTTACCTGTAGAGTTTATTCAGGAGGAAGAAAGTGGCGATACCGATATTCCGATTCGCCCCTTCTGGGAAGAAGTAGCTTACTTGCAAAATAATGGTGAGCCAGAGACTGAAGTTCCAAAAAATCTCCATATTCCAGAAGCCTATCCCAGTACAAGCCCACAATTAGTTGCCTTTTATTCTTTTAAAGGAGGGGTAGGCAGAACCTTGCACTTAGCCGCCCATCTTTTTGCTTTACTTGAGCGAGCCAGAGAACTCAATCAAGCTAAAACATTTTTAGTCGTCGATGCTGATTTAGAAGCACCGGGTTTAACCTACTGGAATCGCGCTGAAAAACAACAACCTACGGTTTCTTTCATTAATTTTCTGGAGGCTTATCATGCTTCAGCTCTGGAACCAGAGCGAGTGCTTTCCTTTTTTGCGAAAGAGCTAAAAAAATCTCCTAAACGGGATGGTAAATCGACAACTTATTTTCTTCCAGCTTGTCTGGGCGATCGCGAATTACTCGATACACCTATTCTACCCGAACATTTAGTCAGAACTATCGATGGAGCATGGGAATTTGGCAATGCTTTATCTCAATTAGGTCGGGCTGTAAATGCAGATTATGTACTCATTGACCTGCGTTCGGGCTTAAGTGAAATTTCCAGTCCGATTATTTTTGATCCGAGAATTCAACGGTTTATCGTAACCACAATTAATGATCAATCAGTCAATGGTTCGAGTTTAGTCTTGCAGCAGTTAAGTCACACCGCTCCTCCGGAGACAGATGTTGAAGAGGAAAACTACTATGATCCTCTAGTATTGATTACTCTGCTCACACCCGAACTTAAATCACTTCCTGCTTTTGACGAAGCTTTATCTAGATTTCAGGCGGCTTATGTTCAGTCTCAAGGTGATATTTATCAAACTCGTTTAAACATCAAGGAAACTGATTTTACCCAGGAATTACTTTATTTGAATAATTGGGAGGATGCTCGTTCAAAACTTAGCCCTACTTCAGTCATGAAAGTGGCTCAGGAGTGGGCAGAGAGTCAGTTAATCAAACCGAAAGAACAGCGCTCAGATTTACCAACAACTCAGAACTCTGATCCCTTGGCAGCAGTGCGTCGTCTCCGAGATGTGTGTCAGCAGTATGAATATGCTGAAAGTGGACAGGGAGAGGACTTGTTAGTCACTGAACCGTTGAAAAACTTAGCCACGACTTTTCGGGATGAGTTACCGCGTGTCGTTTCAATTGGCTCCAAAGGTTCAGGTAAAACGTTTAACTATATTCAGTTGTCCCGTTTAAAATATTGGGAGAACTTTATTCAGCGGGTTTTGGGTGAAACAAATGAGTCAGCGGAGAAAACTTATATATTTCCTATGCTGCAATCACTGAATCTTCGAGATAATGCCATTAAAATTATTCAAGAGGCAAGAAATGAAGTGATATCTGCTTCAGGTAATAGTTTTTCAGAGTTTTCTCAGTCAGAATATAACGATAAGATTGAATCAGCACTTGCCAACCCAAACTGGGGTAAGCAGGAATGGACACAATTTTGGATTAAAGAGATTGCCAGAATTGTCGGTCTTGATCCAGAAACAAAGGACTATTGGAGTTTTAATGATGTTAACAATAACCTGAAGCAGAAATCATTGCGGGTAATCTTTTTATTTGATGGACTAGAAGATATTTTTTCTGACGCATCTTCTAGTTCAATCCAGCAAGCCGCGATTGAGTCTCTGATTCGTCTACCAGCCCGGTTATCAGAAATTAGAAAAAATAACTTAGGCTTAATTATTTTTATCCGGCGTGATTTTGTCCGTTACGCCATCACCCAGAATTTATCTCAATTTGAAAATCTCTACGGGTCTTATGATTTATATTGGGATGCTGATTCTTTTATGAATCTAGTTTTTTGGGTTTGCAGTCAAGCGCAAGTCATCGATGCCGATGAATCAGAACTAGATAGCATGACTCGCGAACATCTCATTGAAAAACTGGAAAATTTATGGGGCAAAAAGCTGGGTTCTGATAAGTCAAAAGAAGCTTATACACCGAATTGGGTATTTGCTGCTCTGACTGATTTTAAGGGAAGGCTACAAGCTAGAGATATTGTGCGCTTCTTATATCATGCTGCTGATGAAACCATAGAAAATGCCAAAGAAGTTCAATTTGAAAAGTGGTCTACCAGCCGTCTCTTACCACCCCAAGCGATTCGTCGTGCTTTGGAACCTTGTAGTAAGAAGAAAGTAAAAGAAGCCAAAGAGGAATATCCTGCCTTTAGAACATGGGTTGATACTCTCCAGTTTAAAGATCCAAAAGAAATGCGAATCCCATTCACCTTAGATAATTTTGAGATCGAACCCTCAACGTTAAGTATGCTGGAAGAAATCGGAGTGGTTTATGAAGACAGAGCTAAAGATGATACGCCGCGATATTATATGCCAGAAATTTTTCGAGCAGGTTTAGATTTCACCTTAGATAAAGGAGCGCGTCCTCGGGTTGTGGTATTGAAGCGCAAGGCTTTAGGATCGGGGATTATTTAA